In Leptolyngbya sp. O-77, the genomic window ATATGAATCTCGATAGATGACCAATATTTGTTGTTGCTATGACCACCTCTGAGCTAACAACAGTCATTGCTTGAGCGACTAAGATCACGTCGCCATCGATCGTTTTGTCGCCTGCGGTTGGTTGTCCTTGTTGGCGAGCTTGCGCCCAAAGTTGTGCTGCTTGGCGCATTGTAATAGTTGTAATAGGCAAATACTCAAGAAACTTGGCTAAATCATCTAAACGAGCGATTCCTTTGTGTTTATTGGCTCGCAATAGTTCGCGTCGAACCTCATAATCTGCAATTTCCGGAATAACAATCTGACTGCCTGATGTGATGTGCAACTGAAGCCATTGAGTACAAGCCGTGCTTTCCGCGGAAAGCTTCGGCTTGGTCACTAAACCCAATGGCCCGGTGTCTAACACAATGACTCGGCTCACCAGGTAATTCCCTTCAATTCAGGTGGAAACAGTCTGCGATCGGATAATCGATCATTGTCCAACATTTCAACCAAATATTGCCCTGTTTCCTGCTGCTCTTCCGAATCCTCGTCATCGATCCAAGACTGGAGCAATTGAACGGCCTCGGCTTGCCGCTGCTTCAACAAAATGGATTTCGTTAAAAGCTGTAATACCAATGCCTCAATTGAAAGCCCTTTTTGACTGGCTTCTTGTAAAAGGTATTGCTCTAATTCTGGTGATAGATTAAGAGTTAACGTCATGAGTCTAATGGCGACATATTTTACATTTTAATTGCTGGGAATTCGTTGTCTTGTTCTTGTCTCTAAAACAATTGTCTTGACTAGCCTTTGACTGCGCCGGAGGTGAGGCCCTGGACGATGCGGCGCTGGAACAGGAGGACTAGCACGACCAGCGGCAGGGTGCCGACGACGGTAGCGGCGGCGAGGGGGCCGTAGGGCACTTCAAAGATGCTGGTGCCGCCGATTTGGGCGGCGGCGACGGGGACGGTTTTCATCGACTCGCGGGTGATGAAGGTGAGGGCAAAGATGAACTCGTTCCAGGCGAAGATGAATGCCAGAATGCCCGTGGTGAAGAGGGCGGGAGCGGTGAGCGGCACGAGAATTTGGGTGAGCATTTGCCCTGTATTGTAGCCATCGACCTTGGCGGAGTCTTCTAGGTCGCGGGGAAGCTGCTGAAAGAAGCTCCGCATCACCAAAATCGTCAGGGGCAGGTTGATCGCAGTGTAGGGAATGATCAGCGCCAGGTAGTTGTTGCCCAGTCCGGCGGCCCGCACTAGCTCCAGCAGCCCCAAAAACAGCAGGATGTAGGGAAACAGCGTGACGATCAGGATTAGCGACAGCAGCACATTTTCGCCAGGGAGCTTCAGCCGGGCCAGGGCGTAGGCGGCGGGTGTGCCGATCGCCAAACACAGCACCGTGGAAATCACCGCGATGAAAAGGCTATTCAGCATGTAGGTGAGGAAGGGGCGGCGGCTGAACAGTTCCGCGTAATGCTGGAGCGTGAAACGGGTGGGAAAGTAGACATTTGGGACGGCAGAGATGTCGGCGTTGGTCTTGATCGAAGTCAGCACCTGCCACAAAATCGGCGCGAGGCTGAGGACGACGACGAGGGCGATCGTCCCCACCGTTCCCACCTGTCGCCACGAAATGCGATCGCGCTGAGGGTTAGTCGAAATCGGCTGAGTCGTCATCGCGTTTCTCCAGAGGCACTGCGGGCTTTGGACAGAAGGATAGTGGCGATCGCCACCACCGCCACCAGCAGCAAAAACGTCACCACCACCAGCGCCGCGCCATAGCCAAAGTCCAAATAGCGCATCACCGTGGCGTAGATATAGACGGACACGGTTTCCGTTGCGCCCGCCGGGCCGCCGCCCGTCATCACCTGCACCAGGTCAAAAATGCCAAACGCCTGAGCAAACCGAAACAGCGACGCAATCACAATCTGCGGCATCAGCAGCGGCAGCGTAATCTGGCGGAAGCTTTGCCAGCGGGTGGCTCCGTCCATGGCGTGCGCTTCATATAGGTCTTGCGGGATGGATTGCAACCCCGCCAGCAGCAAAATCGCCACAAAGGAAGTCGTCTTCCACACGTCCGCCGCGATCAGCGCCAGCATGGCCAGCGTCGGGTCGCCTAGCCAGTTCACGCCCGATTGCAAAATGCCCAGCCGCATCAGGATGTCATTCCACACGCCGTATTGGTCGTTGAAAATCCACACCCAGCCCAGCGCAATCAGCGCCGTTGGCAAGGCCCAGGGCAAAACGGCGATCGTCCGCACCCAGCCCCGCCCGCGAAACGCCTGATTGAGTACCAGCGCCATGCCCATGCCCAAAATTAGCTCCAGCGCCAGCGAAGACAGCGTGAACACCGTCGTATTGCCCAGGCTTTGCCAGAAGCGCCCGTCGGTTGTCATCCGCCCCAGGTTCTCGAAGCCCGAAAACACGGGCTGAAGCTCCGTCCCCAAATTCTGGGTAAACAGCCCCAGCCAAAACGCCCGCAGAATCGGATAGGCATACACCACCGCCAGCAGCAGCAGCGCCGGAGCGACTAGCAGCCAGCCCGTGCAGCGATCGCGTTGTTGGAGAGTTTGGGGAGACATAGGGAGATGGTGGGATGAGGAGTGGGGGTGATGAGGAGTGGGGGTGATGAGGAGTGGGGAGAGCGGGTCTCATCATCCCCTCATCTCATTATCCCCTCATCTCTCCGTCACCTCCCTAACAACCGCCGCGTCTCCACCGCCGCCGCCTGCATTGCCGCTTCGGGCGAGCTGCGGCCGGTGATGGCGGCGCTGAGGTAGCGCTGGAGGATGTCGGAGGCTTGGGCATATTGGCCGATAGGGGGACGCAGCACGGTGGCATCGAGGACAGGCAGTAGGGCGGGATAATGGCTGAATTTTTCGACGATGGCGGGGTCGGTGAAGAGCGATCGCCTTGTGGGGACGTAGCTGCTTTCGAGGATGAACTGGCGCTGGGCGTCGATGCTGGTGAAAAACTCGATGACGCGCCACGCTTCGTCGGGGTGGCGGCTGGTCTGGGAAATGCCAAAGCCCCAGCCGCCCTGGCACGCGCCGCTGTTGTAGCCGGGGGCGTGAACCATCGGCTTGATGCCAAACTTGCCGCGAATGACGGAATCTTCGGTATTGCTGAGGGCCCAGGCGTAGGGCCAGCTTCGCATGAAGACCGTGTTGCCGCTCTGGAACAGGCGCAGGGCTTCGTTTTCTTGGTAAGTTGTCACGCCGGGGGGCGAAATGCCCTCATCGATGGTGCGCTTGAGGAATTCCGCAGCGGCGATCGCCCCTGGGGAATCCAGCCCCACTTCTCGCGTCTCCGGATTCACCCAAAACGCGCCGAAGCCTTCCAGAATTTCCACAAACATCGCAGCCAGCCCTTCATACTGCCGCCCCTGCCAGACGTAGCCCCAGTCCGCCAATCCGGACTGCTTGGCGGCGCGGGAAATCTCCAGTAGCTCATCGAATGTGTCTGGTGGCTGTGCGCCAAGCTGCTCCAGAATGTCCGTGCGATAGTAGAGCATTCCAGCGTCGGAGCGCAGGGGAATGCGGTATAGCCCGTCGCGATAGCGGCCGCCGTCTATGTCGGTGGTCAGAAAATCACTCAGGTCGCTTTGGGCAGCGCGATCGCTCAAGTCCATTAGCCAGCCCGCCGCTGCAAACTTCGGCACCCAGACGATATCCATGTACACCAGGTCGTAGGGCGAGTCGCCCAGCAAAAACGACGAAGTGTAGAGGTCTTCGACCAGATTAGTGGCGTTGGGGCCTTCGATCACATCCAGCTTGATGTCGGGATTTTGCGCCTCGAATTCTTGAATAAGCGAGGCCCACTGCGTGCCCTCTAGCGCCTGAATCAGCACCGAAACATGGGTCGGCTGCTGCGTCAGCCCCATTCGTCCAACTGCCAGAAGGCTGATACAGAGCGCGATCGCCAGCCCGACCCAGCGCCAGTTTAGCCGTCTTCTGCCAGACCCCAGGGGCGATCGCCAAAACCCATTCATTCCATCGCGCACCGCTCAAAATCCCCAATCACAACAGCGCCGCCCGGTGAAGAGAAAACTCCAGGCCGCATTCATTCCCTTTCAAGAAACCACAGGATTGCGGCGATCGCCCGCCAAAGGCTCAGATTTGAAACGAAACTTAAAGCGATCGCCAGCAAGGGTTCAAAGCGCGATCGCCACTTTTACTAATTTCGATAAAATACTAGTCCCCAATATTAGTCCCAATATTAGCCACAAATACTAGTCCCAAATACAGCGTTTTTGAAGCTAGTGAGGTACGTGGATAGTTAAGAAGCGTTTGCCTCGTCAGGACTGTGTGTGCCTCACCCCGCAAGAAAATGCTGTATTAGCCCCACTCAATCTAGATAGGTCGCATTTCTAGAATCATTCAGTTGGACTTTTCTGACCCCAACTTCAGTTGCACATCGTGCCCTGATCATCCTTCTAAACTTTGGTCAAAAAGGGAGACTCGTATATGCTATCAATCTCGAAATCTATACTGGTAGCTCCGTTTTCCCAAACAAGCTTGTGAACTTTAATGTCTGCATGAGCAAACCAATCCTCATCCACCAAAGGAATGGGAACATCTACTGGAACAATTCTATATCCCTCTTTTTGGGCAGAATATCTCTTTCCCTTCTCAAGTTGAGAAGGATAGCCTTGAGAAGGCTTTAACTTTAGGATGCTATTGACTTCACAGGGCATTCCCATAATTTTTTCTTCAAGCTATTATTTCAGGACTTATGCACCTGCGATAAATTTTCTGGGTTTTGGAGGATTTCTCGCTGGCTGTGTCCGCGAGAAATCCTCCAGATGCGTATGTTCTATGGTTACAGAAAGACTTTGTATTGACCAAGATGCCAGCTAACAGTCGCGTGCAGACTGCTTAAAGATCCTTCGATAATTATCAGGACGCTGCTGGTCAGAGACGGCGTCGAACCGAGACGGGATGCTGGAGGCGGGTGCCAGCGTGTTTTTATCCAAGCCCTATGCCGTAAACGACTTGCTGCAATGCGCCTATGACATCACCCATCCCTGAATAAGCCTTAAGAGGTGGGCGATCGCCTTGAAAATTAGGGATAATTAGGTTAAACATAGGTTAAGAACTCGTTAAGCCCTCAAGGAGGCATTCATGGCTGATTGCTCTAATTTCTTCGCGCCGCGCAGCCGCTACTACGGCCCGGTGAAACCCGAAAACCTGGTGTTCAACGCCAACCTGCAAGAGTTTTCCCACCGAGTCAGCCTGCTGTGCGGTCTGGAAACTAACGGCAAACTCTCTCCTGAAGAAACCTACCAGGAGATTAAAGCGCTCTGGAAGCATCTCAAACAGTCTAAGAAAGCGCTGGGCATTGGGCAGGTTCCGAGTGCTGCCGACGACGATCACTGACTGGGCATTCCAGTCTTTCAAGAGTCCCAAACAACAGTTCAAATGGGGAGTTCAGACCGCTGGACTCCCTTTCTGCTTTCTAGTCTGGAGGCGAGGGATGCGGAACCAATTAATCAACCCCCAAATACTCGTTCACATCCTCTAGCAGGCGCGTCAGTTCTGCTTCGGTCGTTAGCCGGATGCGGTCGTCGCGCACCGTCACCAGCACCTTCGCTGCAAAGGGGCTGGGCCAGATGTTGGGGTTGCAGAAAATTTCTAGAAACACCTCGCCCGTATGCTGATATTCCATCGGCGGTTTCGGGCTGGGACGACCGCCAGTGCCGCTAGACGATACAGCTTTCAGGTTTTCCATCAGCGTGGCGATCGCCCCCTTTAGCGCTTGCGCGGCTGCTGGCGAAAAGCTAAACGACACCGACCCTTCCACCAAATTTAATCTCAGTTGCGTCATCAAAAGCCCCACTTGCGTTTCACGCCTACATCTAGATGCAGAATATGCCGTCGGTTGCCCGCATAGATGCCCAGTCCGCCTGGCCACCAGCCCACCAGCATTTTCGCCAGATCTGCCCCCATATAGCCCTGCACGACAATATCCACCGCCCCCCCGCCGAGGTGCTGGCTGCGCCGCGCTCCGCCTGCTTTGGAGTTGAATGGCTCTGGACGATACCAAGAGGTAATCCGGAAGGGCTTGCCGATTTGCTGGCGGGCTTTTTCAAGCTGCGTCGCCAGTCTTACCATATTCTCTACATGCTCAGCCGTTTGGGGCAGTCGCGTGCAGTTGTGGGTCGCCTCGCCCCAGGTAAAGGAACCATTGGGAATAATCGGCTGGTCAGAATAGACTGTACCCCGATTTCCAACTAGCTTGATCTCCTTGCCAGAGAAGGTTTTGGGTGCGGCTGTCGGAGCCGCCGCAGCGGTCGCCATTGCCACCGCCGGAGCCGCCACCGGAATCGGATACACTACTTTGTCATCAAATTTTACCTGGGCGTGTTGATCAGACACATGCCACAGGCTGATGCCGCGAATGTATTGCTCTGGATTGTTGATGGCAAAGCGAATCTGCCCTTTGAGTGTGCCGCTGGGGTCAGCATAGGCGTAGGAGTGCAGGTCAAAGGTCATGCCTTTAGGGACTTTGAAGATTTCTTCTTCGGTCAGTTCTTCGACGGGCACAGGGCGGCGCTTGATGACTGTATCTTGGGTAATTTCCAAAATCTGCGCGGCGGTTTGCTCCTCGATGGGATACACCACTTCGCCGTCTGCAACCACTTCGGCAAAGCGGTTGTAGATATACCAGGTGTTGAAGCCGCCGAGGTTGCCTTCCTTCAGCGCAAACTTGATGTGTTCATCAAAATCGCCTGCCGAGTCGGCATAGGCATAAGACTGAATCTCATATTCTGCGCCCGCTTCGACTTTGAATTGCTCGTTTGGCGGTAGATGACCCGACGTAAACGGACGACGCTTTAAAACTGCACGGCTGTCGGTGATTTTGATGATTTGCTTCGTCATCGGAAGATCCTTGGGATAGATGCGAGGGGTGAGATGCAAGGGGGCTAGTTGCAACTGGCGAACCGCAAGCGAGACGGGATGTTCTGACAGGATGTTCTGACAGGGAGAGGTCGCTTGCAGGAAATCCAGTGACCCGGTTCAAGGAACAAGAATCATTGCTCTGTGATAGTTAAAAGGCGACTCAGCCAAAAGCCGGACAACCAGAGCCGGAGTTTGCAGTCAGAGTTTTCATCTGGTTGCAAGATTGCCCTGATCATATCAATCAGAAGGCGATCGCCTCCTTGCCAGAGCATTACGTTTCTCAAAGTATTTTGGCTTCCAACGTGCTTTGACCCTCAAAATAGTCCAGGTGTTTCGGTTCTTTTGCTGATTTGCCGCTTTTACTTCTTTGCAATCACCGCCATGACTCGCCCAGACCCTCGCGCCACGGTGCGCCGCGTACTGCTGATTACGCTGGTATTAAATTTGCTGGTGATGGCGCTCAAAGCCACTGTTGGATTTTTGACGGGTTCCCTCAGCCTGCTGGCCGACGCGCTGCACAGCGTTACCGACTCGGCTAACAACGTGCTGGGGCTGGTGGCCAGCCATTTCTCGTCGCCCCATCCCGACCGCGACCATCCCTACGGGCACCAAAAGTTTGAAGCGGTGGGGGCATTGGGGATCAGCGCGTTTTTGGGCATTGCCTGTTTTGAAATCTTGCAGGGAGCCATCACTCGCATTTTGGGCGGCGGCGAACCGTTGACCCTGGAGGGCTGGGAGCTGTGGCTTTTGCTGCTGGTGCTGGGGATCAATATTTTTGTCGCGTTTTACGAACGACAGGTGGGAGAGCGCATTGGCAGCCCCATCCTGCTGGCCGATGCCCGACACACCATGAGTAATGTCTGGGTCACGATTACAGTCATCGCTGGACTGCTGGGCGTGTGGGTGCTGGGGGTGCAGTGGCTGGATGTGGCGCTGGCGTTTCCGGTGGCGCTGCTGGTCTTTTGGAGTGGTTGGCAGGTCTTGAAGGAAAACTTGCCCTGGCTAGTGGATGAAATGGCGATCGCCCCCGAAAAGATTTACGCCATCGTTACCCAGGTTGCGGGTGTGGTCAATTGCCACAGCATTGCCTCACGGGGGGTCGTGGGGCGGCAGGTGTTCATTGAAATGCATCTGGTGGTCAATGCTGGCGACGTGGAAACCGCCCACGATATCACCGAGGCAGTCGAAGCAGCGCTGGAAGACGCTTTTAGCCCCGTGCGAATTACGATTCACGTCGAGCCACAGAGTTATGTATCAAACCACCTGACCTACGATAGGACAGGAGAGGAGTAGAGCGATCGCCCTACTCCTCTAAGCTAGCTATGGATTTTACAAAATCGGTTAAGCACGCGCTGGCGATCGCTACACCAGCCACCTGATGCCAGCTACCTGATGCGGCCACCTTACGCCAGCCACTTTGCACTCAGCACGATTGTCAGCCCGATAAACAAAACCGTCAGCGTCCAGGTGACCCGATTCAGCGTCGTCTCGGCGCTCTTGGTGCTGGTAAACAGTTGTGCCTGTCCGCCCAGCCCACCCAGCCCGTCGCCTTTGGGGCTGTGCAGCAGCACTAGCACAATCAGTCCAACGGCGGAAATCGCCCAGATTGCTTGAACAATAGAAACGAGGGTCATGAGGGGTTAGGGGTTAAGGATTAGGGGTTAGGGCGAATCAATCGGCACGCTAGAACGGTGCAGGACGATTCCACACGTCACCCTTGAAAACAAGTCGTATTCTATTCTATCGAGAGTTTGGCGCGGTGAAAACCGTCTGCGGTTAGGGCGATCGCCCAAGCTGCACCCTTTCACACCTACCCCTACTTTCTCTACAGCGAAACCCGCACCGGAGTCCGATTCTGGCGCACGTCAAAGCCGACGGGTTCAATCAGCGACCGCCCCGTCATTTCCACAGGCTGGGGAATCCGCAAAATTTCCAGAATAGTTGGCGCAATGTCTGCCAGGATGCCGCCGTCGCGCAGGGCCACGTCGGTGCCGTGGCCAGGAATCTTCCGCTTTTCGCCCTCGACTAGGATGAAGGGCACGGGATTGGTCGTGTGGGCCGTCCAGGGCCGTCCATCCTCATCCAGCATGACTTCGGCGTTGCCGTGGTCGGCGGTAATTAGCGCAGTGCCGCCCGCTCTGCCAATGGCTTCGAGCAGTCGTCCGACACAGCGATCGACCGTCTCGACCGCCTGAACCGCAGCCTCCATTTTGCCCGTGTGCCCCACCATGTCAGGATTGGCGTAGTTGATGACGATCAGCGCGTAGATGCCTTGCTCAATGGCGGCGATCGCCCCATCGGTTACGGCTTCGGCCGACATCGTAGGCGCACTGTCGTAGGTGGGCACCTGGGGACTGGGCACCATCGCCCGGTCTTCGCCCTCAAAGGGTTCCTCAATGCCGCCGTTAAAGAAGTAGGTAACGTGGGCGTATTTCTCGGTTTCCGAGGTGCGGAACTGGCGCAACCCATTGCGAGAAATGACTTCACCCAAAATATTGCTGAAATCTTGCGGCAAGAAGGCAACCAGCACCGGGAAGGTGGGGTCGTATTGGGTGAAGGTGACAAACGTCAGGTTAGGAATTTGCGTCCGCTCGAACCCGCTGAAGTTGGGATCTACAAAGACCTGAGTCAGTTGACGCGCCCGGTCGGGACGAAAGTTGTAGAAGATGACCCCATCGCCCTCGCTGACGGCCCCAGGTGCAATCCGCGTCGGTTTAACAAACTCATCCGTCACGTTTTCAGCGTAGAAGGCTTTCAGCACTTCTAGCGCTGTACGACCGTCGCCCTCGCCGTCCTGGGTCATTAGGTCATAGGCGGCCTGGGTGCGCTCCCAGCGGCGATCGCGATCCATGCTGTAATAGCGTCCGCTGAGGGTGACAATACGCCCTACCCCAATTTCGTCAATATAGCGCTGGATCGTTTCCAGGGCAGCGAGTCCATCCGTTGGTCGGGTGTCTCGCCCATCGGTGATGACATGAATGCACACCTCGGAAATGTTCTGCTCCTTGGCTAGCTCCAGCAATCCTGACAGATGGCTGATGTGGGAATGCACGCCGCCATCGGAACATAGCCCGACAAGATGCAGCTTGCCCCCGCTCTGACGCACGGCTTCACAGGCCTTGAGCAGGGCAGAGTTGCTCAGAATCGTGCCGTCTTCCACCGCGTCGCTGATACGGACGAGTTCCTGAGGGACAACGCGCCCTGCGCCAATATTCAAGTGCCCCACTTCGGAGTTGCCCATTTGTCCTTCGGGTAGCCCAACGCTTTTGCCGGAGGCTTGCAGCAGGGTATGGGGATAGGCCGCCCAGAGGCTATCCATTACGGGCGTTTGGGCAGTGGCGATCGCATTGCCGTCATCGCTGGGACAATAGCCCCACCCGTCTAGAATGACCAGAACTACTGGAGAGATTGGCGCTTGTGCCATGAGAATCGCCTGAATGACAACAGATTAGGAACGGAATTCAGTGCTTAAAACAATTAAACAATTGAGTATGTAAATAGTTACATGAGTGATGCAAATTTTCCAGCAATAATATCACCCAATTCTTAAAAATCACCTAACTCTATCAGGAAAAAGATTTTTATGGAGCTTATGTAAGGAATTGAGTAGTTTTCCTGAGTAATTTCACCCAGGTGAATTAAGGATGACTCTGCCGCGTCCCGCTACCAGTTCAGACAGGGTTCTCAATTCTCAGCGCACTCAGAAAATACTGCGATACCAAAGTTTTGAAAAGCTGACATGCTCTCTAGGTCTAGGGTATTAGCCCTTGTCCTGACTTAAGGACTGGTTAAGAAACCTGGTGTGAATCCTCACGTTTCTCCGCATGTATGGGGCATTACAAAACTAGCTAAACCGATAAAGCGACACTCTCGATCTCGGTTTTATCCTGGAGATTCTCAGGATCAAGCTGACTTGGATTTCCTGCCACAAAACCGTTGAGCTTCAAGCACAAGAAACTGTTATTCAACCGATTAGCAATCATTAGCAATCATTAGCAATCATTAGCAATCACTGACAATCAACTGTAGCAATTAACGGTCAATTCGCTACGGATTGCGATCCCCAGTTTGTCCAGATTCTTGAATTGCGTCATGTTCATCTCTGATCCCTGTACTGATGCCCTCTATTTCATTTAGGCGGAACGCAACCTCACGACTCGCACCTTTACAGTGGCGATCGCCCTTTCAAGACGATTCTTTTTTGGCTTTCATTTTCTGTTTCTGCTTGTCGCGCTTGGCGGCGGCTTTGGCAGCTTTTTCGGCGGCGATCGCCTCCAGTTTGGCGCGTTCTCGCTCCTCCGCCACCTTTTCCAGGTAATAGTGATAATCGCCGCGA contains:
- a CDS encoding carbohydrate ABC transporter permease, with product MTTQPISTNPQRDRISWRQVGTVGTIALVVVLSLAPILWQVLTSIKTNADISAVPNVYFPTRFTLQHYAELFSRRPFLTYMLNSLFIAVISTVLCLAIGTPAAYALARLKLPGENVLLSLILIVTLFPYILLFLGLLELVRAAGLGNNYLALIIPYTAINLPLTILVMRSFFQQLPRDLEDSAKVDGYNTGQMLTQILVPLTAPALFTTGILAFIFAWNEFIFALTFITRESMKTVPVAAAQIGGTSIFEVPYGPLAAATVVGTLPLVVLVLLFQRRIVQGLTSGAVKG
- a CDS encoding ABC transporter substrate-binding protein, translated to MRDGMNGFWRSPLGSGRRRLNWRWVGLAIALCISLLAVGRMGLTQQPTHVSVLIQALEGTQWASLIQEFEAQNPDIKLDVIEGPNATNLVEDLYTSSFLLGDSPYDLVYMDIVWVPKFAAAGWLMDLSDRAAQSDLSDFLTTDIDGGRYRDGLYRIPLRSDAGMLYYRTDILEQLGAQPPDTFDELLEISRAAKQSGLADWGYVWQGRQYEGLAAMFVEILEGFGAFWVNPETREVGLDSPGAIAAAEFLKRTIDEGISPPGVTTYQENEALRLFQSGNTVFMRSWPYAWALSNTEDSVIRGKFGIKPMVHAPGYNSGACQGGWGFGISQTSRHPDEAWRVIEFFTSIDAQRQFILESSYVPTRRSLFTDPAIVEKFSHYPALLPVLDATVLRPPIGQYAQASDILQRYLSAAITGRSSPEAAMQAAAVETRRLLGR
- the gpmI gene encoding 2,3-bisphosphoglycerate-independent phosphoglycerate mutase, with protein sequence MAQAPISPVVLVILDGWGYCPSDDGNAIATAQTPVMDSLWAAYPHTLLQASGKSVGLPEGQMGNSEVGHLNIGAGRVVPQELVRISDAVEDGTILSNSALLKACEAVRQSGGKLHLVGLCSDGGVHSHISHLSGLLELAKEQNISEVCIHVITDGRDTRPTDGLAALETIQRYIDEIGVGRIVTLSGRYYSMDRDRRWERTQAAYDLMTQDGEGDGRTALEVLKAFYAENVTDEFVKPTRIAPGAVSEGDGVIFYNFRPDRARQLTQVFVDPNFSGFERTQIPNLTFVTFTQYDPTFPVLVAFLPQDFSNILGEVISRNGLRQFRTSETEKYAHVTYFFNGGIEEPFEGEDRAMVPSPQVPTYDSAPTMSAEAVTDGAIAAIEQGIYALIVINYANPDMVGHTGKMEAAVQAVETVDRCVGRLLEAIGRAGGTALITADHGNAEVMLDEDGRPWTAHTTNPVPFILVEGEKRKIPGHGTDVALRDGGILADIAPTILEILRIPQPVEMTGRSLIEPVGFDVRQNRTPVRVSL
- a CDS encoding DUF2584 family protein, with the translated sequence MGMPCEVNSILKLKPSQGYPSQLEKGKRYSAQKEGYRIVPVDVPIPLVDEDWFAHADIKVHKLVWENGATSIDFEIDSIYESPFLTKV
- the secG gene encoding preprotein translocase subunit SecG, translated to MTLVSIVQAIWAISAVGLIVLVLLHSPKGDGLGGLGGQAQLFTSTKSAETTLNRVTWTLTVLFIGLTIVLSAKWLA
- a CDS encoding carbohydrate ABC transporter permease, translating into MSPQTLQQRDRCTGWLLVAPALLLLAVVYAYPILRAFWLGLFTQNLGTELQPVFSGFENLGRMTTDGRFWQSLGNTTVFTLSSLALELILGMGMALVLNQAFRGRGWVRTIAVLPWALPTALIALGWVWIFNDQYGVWNDILMRLGILQSGVNWLGDPTLAMLALIAADVWKTTSFVAILLLAGLQSIPQDLYEAHAMDGATRWQSFRQITLPLLMPQIVIASLFRFAQAFGIFDLVQVMTGGGPAGATETVSVYIYATVMRYLDFGYGAALVVVTFLLLVAVVAIATILLSKARSASGETR
- a CDS encoding D-Ala-D-Ala carboxypeptidase family metallohydrolase; amino-acid sequence: MTKQIIKITDSRAVLKRRPFTSGHLPPNEQFKVEAGAEYEIQSYAYADSAGDFDEHIKFALKEGNLGGFNTWYIYNRFAEVVADGEVVYPIEEQTAAQILEITQDTVIKRRPVPVEELTEEEIFKVPKGMTFDLHSYAYADPSGTLKGQIRFAINNPEQYIRGISLWHVSDQHAQVKFDDKVVYPIPVAAPAVAMATAAAAPTAAPKTFSGKEIKLVGNRGTVYSDQPIIPNGSFTWGEATHNCTRLPQTAEHVENMVRLATQLEKARQQIGKPFRITSWYRPEPFNSKAGGARRSQHLGGGAVDIVVQGYMGADLAKMLVGWWPGGLGIYAGNRRHILHLDVGVKRKWGF
- a CDS encoding cation diffusion facilitator family transporter encodes the protein MTRPDPRATVRRVLLITLVLNLLVMALKATVGFLTGSLSLLADALHSVTDSANNVLGLVASHFSSPHPDRDHPYGHQKFEAVGALGISAFLGIACFEILQGAITRILGGGEPLTLEGWELWLLLLVLGINIFVAFYERQVGERIGSPILLADARHTMSNVWVTITVIAGLLGVWVLGVQWLDVALAFPVALLVFWSGWQVLKENLPWLVDEMAIAPEKIYAIVTQVAGVVNCHSIASRGVVGRQVFIEMHLVVNAGDVETAHDITEAVEAALEDAFSPVRITIHVEPQSYVSNHLTYDRTGEE
- a CDS encoding nuclease encodes the protein MSRVIVLDTGPLGLVTKPKLSAESTACTQWLQLHITSGSQIVIPEIADYEVRRELLRANKHKGIARLDDLAKFLEYLPITTITMRQAAQLWAQARQQGQPTAGDKTIDGDVILVAQAMTVVSSEVVIATTNIGHLSRFISAELWQNIAPS